From Pseudodesulfovibrio nedwellii:
GGTCAGGACGGCTGTTGATAAAACACCTGACGCAACACCGGTAAAGGCTTTGTCCAATTTACTGAGAACGAAATTGTTTATTACGGAGTAAGAAATATGTTTTCCAACCTCACAGCATCCAGAATCATGGAAATTATTCTTGGAAGCCGTAGCTGGCTGACCTACATCGATTCTTTCAAGTCCTGGTCTCAGGATTGGAATCGCAACCAAAACTCTTAGTCCCGAACGAATCACCTCCTATGGGCATTGGAATGGACCGCAACCCACACCTAAAAGCCTGATAGATACGTTTCGGACACCCGGTTTAACCGGGGATATTGGGAGTCGCCTCGGCGACTCCCATTTTTTTACGTTTCAAACGTTCTAAATGTCGCAAAGCTACACTTATGTCGCTTTTATGTTGCAGGACGTTGCAAAAGAGACGTTTACGCGACAGCTGCCGTTCTACTGATCAAAGTATAGACTTTTTATAACCCTTAGTATTTTAATAATATAATCAAAATAACGTATTCTTGGCACAGCCGTTGCTTATACTAGTCCCAGTGACCAGGGGGACAAGAAGCAACATTCAAAACATGCGGGAGGGCGATATGTTTGATAAGAACGTGACCAAGGTGGTTCAGGACTGTATCCTCGACAGCGGTATTCAGGCCAAAGTTGTAGCCAAAAAAATCAACAAGCCGTATTCCACACTCATGCGTGAAATCAACCCCTTCGATGTCAGCGCTAAACTGGGCGCAGAAACCTTGCTGGAAATCATGAAGGTAACACACGACATTCGCCCTTTGAAATATATGGCCACCGAAATGGGTTTCAACCTAGACGGATGTAGCGCATAATTAAAATTTTCTCGACGCACCCCAAGACCGGACACTTAGTCCGGTCTTTTTTTTGCCTCTTTCGTCTTTTATTGACCATTACATCCATAAATTGCTCTGTCGTCTTGCGAAATTTTCATGAACATCATATGACTTTCGTGGTATAAATAAACACGAAAAAGAGACCGACAGATGACCCCGGACACACGCACGCTGACCAAAGCACATTCTCTCAGCCGCAGAGCCGCCATTCTGCAAATGGGTCTGATCGGCATCATCGTTCTTTGTTTTTCTGCCGCCATTATTGGATTCAATGCCTACCGGCTAAAACTGCACCTTTCCGATCAAACCCAAAATATTTCCCATCTAGCCAGAACCAGCCTTGCTTCCGCTGTCTGGCAGGTCGACCACGCTTCAGCTAAAGACTTTATCGACGCGGTCTTTCAGGATGAAACGGTAGTGTTTGCACAGGTTGTCACTGGCCGAGAAATCATGGCCGTTAAAACCCGTCCTCGGTTCGCCGACAAAAACTTCACTTTTTTCAAAAACAACCGACAATTTCTGACAAGTTCCGTGGAAATCAAAAAATACGGAGACTGGATCGGCACGTTCCGCCTCGCAGTTTCCACGGAGAGATACCATCAGGAAATTGGCATTTACGTCATTGCCACCCTGATTCTTGCCATGTTGCTCATCGGGGCGATCTCCCTGACGTCGTATTTATTCACACGGAAAAAGTTTTTTGCCCCGCTCAAACGAATTGAGACATCCGCAGCCTTTATCGCGGACGGAGATCTTGATGCCTACATCGACACCTCTGCTCCCAATGAACTCGGAAATCTTGCACGAGCTATTGATGACATGCGAGAATCCCTTCGCCACCTCATTGATGACCTTCAGGAAGCCAACTCCAAACTGCAAAACCACCAAAATATCCTGGAAACAACCGTCAAAAAACGCACCGAAGAACTTGAGGCCAAGAACCTTTCTTTGAACGCGGCACTCGAAGAAATACGCAATTCCAAAAAAACCGCTGAAGTCGCCAACCAGGCAAAGAGTAGTTTTCTCGCGAGCATGAGCCACGAAATTCGCACACCTATGAATGCCATCCTCGGTATGGCCGATATTCTCTGGGAAACAAAACTCTCCGAAGATCAAGCAAAATATGTCAATGTTTTCCGCACTGCCGGAGAAAGCCTTTTGGAAATCCTCGACGATATTCTGGACTTGTCAAAAATTGAAGCCGGACATTTGAAGCTGGAGTCCACATGGTTCTCACTCAAAGAAACTATGGACAAAATGTGCACCATCATTAACACCAAGGCACAACAAAAAGGGCTGTCGCTGGCCTGCACAATTCCTCCGCAAGTTCCTGATCGGCTGCAAGGTGATCCAACACGACTCAGACAGATCTTACTCAATCTGCTCGGTAACGCCGTCAAATTTACCGACTCCGGCTCCGTAAATCTCGCGGTTCAAACAGCACCCGGTCCCGCTGGCAAAACCACCCTCCAATTTTCCATTACGGACACGGGTATGGGAATATCCGGCGACAAACTCTCTACAATTTTCGATTCCTTTACCCAAGCGGACAGTTCCACGACCCGCGAATTCGGCGGCACTGGCCTAGGGCTGGCCATCAGTAAACAATTGACACAGCTTATGGATGGACGCATCTGGGCAGAAAGCACACCGGGACGCGGCAGCACGTTCCACTTTACTGTCTGTTTCAACGCTGACTCAAAAGCCGAATCAAGCCCCGGCGAGGGACTGATTGAAGGCGATGAAAAGCCGTTGCCCGAGACAAACATCCTCATGATGGAAGATTCCAAATACAACGCTTTCGTCATCCAGACCTATTTAAAAGGCACGCAATGTCTCCTAACCGTGGTGGAAAACGGCAAGGAAGGATTTGAAATTTTCAAACAGGGCGGATGGGACCTGATTCTCATGGATATTCAAATGCCACTGATGGACGGTTATTCAACTACACAGGCTATCCGTACATGGGAATCCGAACAAAACGCCACCCCCATTCCCATTGCCGCAATGACGGCGCACGCACTGGAGGAAGATGCCAAACGATGCCTCGACGCAGGAGCGAATCTGCATATTCCCAAGCCGGTCAAAAAAAGCACACTTTTTGATGCCATTCGCCAAATGACAGACTCAACATCTACCAAGAACACGGGGACTGACAATGACTAAACCGACTCTCATCTGGTGCCATGGTTCTCTCAGCCACCCCTGGGGAGCCAAGAGCAAAGCCTTGGCGGCAACGGCTAAAGAGTTGGGATTGTCCATGGAAGCCCCAGACTTTCAAAATATTGAAAATGCGGACGAACGGGTTGAGCATCTTGTGAAACGCCTGAAAGCACTTGATGGTCCACCCATTCTTGTTGGATCGAGCATGGGAGGATATGTCGCTGCAGCGGCTGCCAGGCATGTGAAAACCAAAGGCCTTTTTCTGTTGGCTCCGGCTTTCTATCTTCAAGGTTATGCCCTGCACGTCTTCACTAACCTGCCAAAAAAGCTTACAGTTATTCATGGATGGACCGATGACGTCGTCCCCGTTGACAATTCTTTGCGCTTTGCCAAAACCCACAAGGCGAATCTCCACGTCTTCAACGACACACACAGGTTAGAAAACAGCACGGACAGACTGTGCGCGATATTCAACCGTTTCCTGATAACTGTCACAGCCTAGAGTTAAAAAAAACCATGCACACGCACTCGCACACATTTCCATTCCTCGCGATCCTCATGATTGTGACACTTCTGTGCCCGCTCATACCGGCCCACGCTCAGGAAGATTTTCCACTGCGCCCATATTACCCGGAAGTCACCCCCATCACGACAGACAAACTCATGGCAGAGTATGATATAACCGTGATCGTCGACATCCGATCTCGACTCGAATACGAGGTTGCCCGCATCAACAAGGCAATCCTCCTCCCCCTCACCTTAGAAAACTTTGCCGACAAACTGGAAGAAGTCCGTCCAAAACACAGCGCAAAACCAATGGCCTTTTATTGTAACGGTCATTCCTGCGCCAAAAGCTATCAGGCGGCCCAGCTCGCCCTCTCCCTCGGATTCGAAAACGTTTTCGTATATGACGGTGGCATTTTTGACTGGATTACCGCCATCCCGAAAAGGGGAACGCTCATGGGGGAAACACCGGCCCGCGCAGACCGTATTATCGATTCCCAAAAATTTCTCCAGCACCAGATTTCCTATGACGAATTCTTGGCTGCTTCCAAAGAACCAAACACGGTTGTCATTGATATCCGTGATCCATTCCAACGAGACAGCGGCCCCAGAATCGACGACATTCGCAACATCCCGCTGGACCCACTCCTTGACCTTGTAACATCTCGTATCTGGACAGAAAAAAAACTCCTCTTTTTTGATGCCGTCGGCAAACAAATTCGTTGGCTGCAATACTTCCTGAACGCTTATGATTACTTCGATTACGCGTTCCTCGAAGGCGGCATGCGTGCCATTGCCAACGATCCCACCAAGATCAAACCCGTCATTGAAACCGACCAGACAGTCATTACCAGCCAGTCCATGCTTCTCAAACTGACGGCAGATCAACGACTGGACAATGCCGATCGCAAAGTCATCAGTTATCTGCTTGCCAACATCAAATTCAACAATTACGTGGTAATCGACATTAATGACGTCAGCCGGGACACGGGTATCAGCTCATCCCTGCTTACCAATTCAATGAAAAAACTCACCACTTTCGGTTACGCAACACACTCGATAATGCAAGGGATGCTCATCGCACAGGTTGACCCGCGTCTAGCCTGGAAAGGCGACCCCGACAGCCCACTCTGGAATCACAAAGTCAAGGAATTCGATGCTGCCATTCAACAATAGATCGACTAAAATCCCAGGGACAACGGCTTGTACCATGTTGCTGATTGCGGCCTTGGCCATCGCATTGTCCCCTGTCTATGCGCAGGCTTTGGACAAGACGAGCCTTGTTCTGCAGTGGCTTCCACAGGCTCAATTTGCCGGATATTTCGTAGCCAAGGACAAAGGTTTCTATGAGGAAGAAGGCATTGACCTCACCCTTATATCTGGTGGCCCGGATGTACTTGCCAGTGAACAACTCGACGCTGGCAACGCGGAATTCGCCACCCTATTTCTCACAACAGGTCTACAACGAAGGACAACCCTGCCTATCGTCAACATCGGCCAGTTCGTGCAACGGTCGGCACTCATGCTCATTGCCAAAAAATCCTCGTGCATTACCTCGTTCAAAGACTTGAATGGCAAAAAAATCGGCCTGTGGGGTAACGAATTCCAAATTCAGGCTCGAGCCCTCTTTCGTCAAATGAACCTCAAGGTAACAGTGGTTCCGCAGTCCTCTTCGCTTGACCTATTCCTGCGCGGCGGAGTCCATGCAGCCTCAGGCATGTGGTATAATGAATATCACACACTTCTTACCTACGGTCTTGATGAAGAAGAACTCCACCCCTTGTTTTTCAATGATGCCGGCCTAAATTTCCCGGAAGATGGCATATACTGTCTGGAACAAACGGTCGAAATGCGCCCCGAACTGTGCCAAAAGCTGGTCCGGGCCACCATCAAGGGTTGGGAATACACCTTTGCCCATCAGGATGAAGCTCTCGATATAGTCATGCACCGCATGCAATCAGCTAGAGTCCCGGCAAACCGCGCACATCAGCGATGGATGCTGAAACGAATGGAAGATATCATCATGACCGATGAAGCCGCCACCATGGGAGTCCTTCGCAAGGACGACTTTGAACGGGTTCGTCAAACGTTGCTGGATACCGGTTTTCTAGATACAGCCCCAACTTTCGAAGAATTCTACAAAGGGGCACTCCAATGAAACGTTGGCCCATTGCTTTCAAACTCACGCTTTTCATCCTGTCCTGCGCCTTCGTTATCGTAGGAGCCATCGTAGGGTATAACTACTATTACTCTCGCGATATCATCCTTCGCCAAACACGGGACAATTCGCGTCTTCTCGCTCGCGAAACCGCAGGCAGCATAGACGCGACGCTTTACAGCGTACAAAAAGTTGCTGAAAACATTGCGTTTTCCCTTGAAGACGCGACCATGACTTCGCAAGAAATTTTGGAACTTAATCGCCGGGTACTAGCAAACAATCCCGAAATATACGGTATGGCGATAGCCTTTGAACCGTATTCTCTCGAACCGGACAAACTTTACTTCGCACCATACTATTTCCGTTCCGGTGGCCGCATCGGTTTCACCATGCTCGGAGATGCAAAATACAGATATTTTTACATGGATTGGTACCAGTTGCCCAAAGAACTGGGACACCCGGTCTGGACTGAACCATATTTTGACGAAGGCGGCGGCGGTGTTGTAATGGCGACTTATGCTGTACCTTTTTTCCGAACAAAGAACGGAAAAACCACCTTTGCTGGTGTTGTCACAGCAGATATTTCTCTGAGTAAACTTCAGGAAAGAGTGGCAAAAATCCGTATCTTTGACACTGGATACGCCTTCCTGCTTTCCCGACACGGAACTTTCATCACACACCCGGATCGTCGACTGGTCATGAATCAAACCATTTTCTCGCTGGCTGAAGAACTCGGTTCTGACCGGCTCCGCAAACTGGGCCAGGACATGCTTTCTGGCGTGACCTCATTCGTGGCAGCCGGCAAGGCCATCAATGATCAGGAATGTTACCTGTACTCGAAAGGCCTTGAATATGGCGGCTGGTCTCTAGGCATTCTCTTTCCCAAAGATGAAATGCTGGCCGATGTCCACAGTCTTTCGAAAACCATGGGCTTGATAGGTCTGGCAGGCTTTGCTCTTCTTGCTTTTGTCACCATGGGCATCGCGCGACGTATCACACACCCTCTGCGTCAATTGTCGGGAGCCGCCCGTGAAATTGCCTCTGGAGATCTGGACGTCATGCTTCCAGAAATATCCAGCCGTGATGAAGTAGGCGACCTGACGGACTCCTTCCGTTACATGAAGGCGTCCCTCAAGGAATTCATTCAGGATCTGACCTCCACAACAGCGGCCAAGGAACGTATCGAGTCCGAACTCCGCATTGCCCGCGAAATACAAATGGGTATCCTACCCAAGCTCTTCCCGGCCTTTCCTGAACGCAAGGAATTCGAGGTATTCGCTTCCATTGAACCGGCCAAGGAAGTTGGAGGAGACCTCTACGACTTCTTCTTCGTGGATGAAA
This genomic window contains:
- a CDS encoding phage regulatory CII family protein, translated to MFDKNVTKVVQDCILDSGIQAKVVAKKINKPYSTLMREINPFDVSAKLGAETLLEIMKVTHDIRPLKYMATEMGFNLDGCSA
- a CDS encoding ATP-binding protein produces the protein MTPDTRTLTKAHSLSRRAAILQMGLIGIIVLCFSAAIIGFNAYRLKLHLSDQTQNISHLARTSLASAVWQVDHASAKDFIDAVFQDETVVFAQVVTGREIMAVKTRPRFADKNFTFFKNNRQFLTSSVEIKKYGDWIGTFRLAVSTERYHQEIGIYVIATLILAMLLIGAISLTSYLFTRKKFFAPLKRIETSAAFIADGDLDAYIDTSAPNELGNLARAIDDMRESLRHLIDDLQEANSKLQNHQNILETTVKKRTEELEAKNLSLNAALEEIRNSKKTAEVANQAKSSFLASMSHEIRTPMNAILGMADILWETKLSEDQAKYVNVFRTAGESLLEILDDILDLSKIEAGHLKLESTWFSLKETMDKMCTIINTKAQQKGLSLACTIPPQVPDRLQGDPTRLRQILLNLLGNAVKFTDSGSVNLAVQTAPGPAGKTTLQFSITDTGMGISGDKLSTIFDSFTQADSSTTREFGGTGLGLAISKQLTQLMDGRIWAESTPGRGSTFHFTVCFNADSKAESSPGEGLIEGDEKPLPETNILMMEDSKYNAFVIQTYLKGTQCLLTVVENGKEGFEIFKQGGWDLILMDIQMPLMDGYSTTQAIRTWESEQNATPIPIAAMTAHALEEDAKRCLDAGANLHIPKPVKKSTLFDAIRQMTDSTSTKNTGTDND
- a CDS encoding alpha/beta hydrolase; translation: MTKPTLIWCHGSLSHPWGAKSKALAATAKELGLSMEAPDFQNIENADERVEHLVKRLKALDGPPILVGSSMGGYVAAAAARHVKTKGLFLLAPAFYLQGYALHVFTNLPKKLTVIHGWTDDVVPVDNSLRFAKTHKANLHVFNDTHRLENSTDRLCAIFNRFLITVTA
- a CDS encoding rhodanese-like domain-containing protein, with the protein product MIVTLLCPLIPAHAQEDFPLRPYYPEVTPITTDKLMAEYDITVIVDIRSRLEYEVARINKAILLPLTLENFADKLEEVRPKHSAKPMAFYCNGHSCAKSYQAAQLALSLGFENVFVYDGGIFDWITAIPKRGTLMGETPARADRIIDSQKFLQHQISYDEFLAASKEPNTVVIDIRDPFQRDSGPRIDDIRNIPLDPLLDLVTSRIWTEKKLLFFDAVGKQIRWLQYFLNAYDYFDYAFLEGGMRAIANDPTKIKPVIETDQTVITSQSMLLKLTADQRLDNADRKVISYLLANIKFNNYVVIDINDVSRDTGISSSLLTNSMKKLTTFGYATHSIMQGMLIAQVDPRLAWKGDPDSPLWNHKVKEFDAAIQQ
- a CDS encoding ABC transporter substrate-binding protein gives rise to the protein MLLIAALAIALSPVYAQALDKTSLVLQWLPQAQFAGYFVAKDKGFYEEEGIDLTLISGGPDVLASEQLDAGNAEFATLFLTTGLQRRTTLPIVNIGQFVQRSALMLIAKKSSCITSFKDLNGKKIGLWGNEFQIQARALFRQMNLKVTVVPQSSSLDLFLRGGVHAASGMWYNEYHTLLTYGLDEEELHPLFFNDAGLNFPEDGIYCLEQTVEMRPELCQKLVRATIKGWEYTFAHQDEALDIVMHRMQSARVPANRAHQRWMLKRMEDIIMTDEAATMGVLRKDDFERVRQTLLDTGFLDTAPTFEEFYKGALQ
- a CDS encoding SpoIIE family protein phosphatase; translation: MKRWPIAFKLTLFILSCAFVIVGAIVGYNYYYSRDIILRQTRDNSRLLARETAGSIDATLYSVQKVAENIAFSLEDATMTSQEILELNRRVLANNPEIYGMAIAFEPYSLEPDKLYFAPYYFRSGGRIGFTMLGDAKYRYFYMDWYQLPKELGHPVWTEPYFDEGGGGVVMATYAVPFFRTKNGKTTFAGVVTADISLSKLQERVAKIRIFDTGYAFLLSRHGTFITHPDRRLVMNQTIFSLAEELGSDRLRKLGQDMLSGVTSFVAAGKAINDQECYLYSKGLEYGGWSLGILFPKDEMLADVHSLSKTMGLIGLAGFALLAFVTMGIARRITHPLRQLSGAAREIASGDLDVMLPEISSRDEVGDLTDSFRYMKASLKEFIQDLTSTTAAKERIESELRIAREIQMGILPKLFPAFPERKEFEVFASIEPAKEVGGDLYDFFFVDEKHFCFLVGDVSGKGVPAAFFMAVTKTLLKVVSEKGLNPGEVLTKVNADLSADNESCMFVTLFLAVMNIETGEIKYANAGHNPPVFMPCGGTPEWIPPFGEPVAGIMEDMEYSTKTMTMKKGDIMFIYTDGVTEAMNPDKKLYSEDRLMNLLVSMEEPFAPKLVKDVNSSIKEFTLGAEQSDDITMLAMQFMGKC